Proteins encoded in a region of the Acipenser ruthenus chromosome 11, fAciRut3.2 maternal haplotype, whole genome shotgun sequence genome:
- the LOC131739354 gene encoding transmembrane protein 233-like: MSHPVVNSDVKSALDNSPETDIRDEAQQAPPPKNYLLLTIFTCFCPAYPVNIVALVFSVMSISSFNQGDREGAERLGRNAKWVAVASVIIGLLVIAIYCTVHFTTLLS; encoded by the exons ATGTCTCACCCCGTCGTGAATTCAGACGTGAAGAGCGCCTTGGATAACAGTCCGGAGACTGATATCAGGGATGAAGCGCAACAAGCGCCTCCGCCAAAGAACTACCTCCTTCTCACCATCTTTACGTGCTTCTGTCCGGCCTACCCGGTCAACATCGTCGCCTTGGTTTTCTCTGTAATG TCCATAAGCAGTTTTAACCAAGGAGACCGGGAGGGTGCTGAACGGCTGGGTCGGAATGCCAAGTGGGTTGCCGTGGCGTCGGTGATTATCGGACTCCTAGTCATTGCCATCTACTGCACGGTTCACTTCACAACG CTGCTCAGTTAG
- the LOC117427588 gene encoding immunoglobulin superfamily member 6-like, which yields MHSFLRIVLCACLISPSGHAFTPVHQTPRSVTVQAGGSVTLTCSFNGTGLEIIKVRWFRYSSDNTLLQIDISLQHNVCSEFINRAAVKENQSISILSLNALLPNDSGVYVCEVQRWAPAPYAWEQGNGTLVNVTREDPALISTDTRPADIIYYIAGVLIIIIALGLGIVALVYFNLRVNKSSVSRVPGIQAHSTPEDTVCSRPDTHEVCYASLNFNKTRRTTDPSTTGLMHSQYEATESTLQAKAKESNYM from the exons ATGCATTCTTTCCTGAGAATCGTGCTGTGTGCTTGTTTAATTTCACCTTCAG GCCACGCTTTCACCCCAGTTCACCAGACCCCGCGATCAGTCACCGTTCAGGCCGGCGGAAGTGTCACTTTGACATGCTCTTTCAATGGAACCGGTCTGGAGATTATCAAAGTTAGATGGTTCAGATATTCATCTGATAATACCTTGCTTCAAATCGACATATCTCTTCAGCACAACGTCTGTTCAGAATTTATTAACCGCGCAGCTGTCAAGGAAAACCAGTCTATAAGCATATTGTCCCTTAATGCCCTCCTCCCGAATGACAGTGGAGTTTATGTCTGTGAGGTACAAAGGTGGGCCCCGGCACCTTATGCTTGGGAACAGGGGAACGGCACCCTGGTTAATGTTACACGTGAGGATCCTG CTTTGATTTCAACAGACACGCGTCCCGCTGACATCATCTATTACATTGCTGGCGTGCTGATAATAATAATCGCGCTGGGCCTGGGAATCGTTGCTCTCGTCTATTTCAATCTCAGAG ttaataaGTCATCTGTTTCGCGTGTGCCTGGTATTCAAGCACACAGCACACCTGAG GACACCGTGTGCTCTCGGCCGGACACACACGAGGTGTGCTATGCAAGTCTGAATTTCAACAAGACACGCAGAACTACAGACCCGAGTACGACGGGATTAATGCATTCACAATACGAAGCAACAGAAAGCACGCTGCAGGCGAAAGCAAAG GAATCCAACTACATGTAA